The Sphaerisporangium siamense genome includes the window TCGCTCATGAGGCCAACTGTCAGATGTGATGGCCTTTATGTGCAAGTGTTACTAATTTTGGTAGACAAGTTGCCTAGTCATGCACGGGTGGAATCGGTAATCCTGTACAGCATGACAATCGACCCTTTGGACGTGCGCCTGATCTCCCTGTTCGCCGTGGAACCGCGCGTCGGCATCCTGGAGGCGTCGCGCAGGCTCGGCGTCGCCCGGGGCACCGTCCAGGCCCGGCTCGACCGCATGGTCGAGAACGGCGTGATCAAGGGGTTCGGGCCGGACGTGGACCCGGCCGCGCTCGGCTACCACGTGACCGCCTTCGTCACCCTGCAGATCCGGCAGATCGCCGGGCACGACCCCGTGACCGGCCCGCTCGCCGGGATCCCCGAGGTGCTGGAGGTCCACACGATCACCGGCGGCGACGACCTGCTGTGCCGGGTGGTCGCGCGCAGCAACGCCGACCTGCAGCGCGTCATCGACCTGATCGTGGACGTCGACGGGGTGATGCGCACCTCCTCGGTGATCGCGCTCGACACGCCGGTGCCGTACCGCGTGCTGCCCCTGGTCGCCGACACGCCCCGGCACCACGTGCCGTAGCCGCTTTCCTGGCCGAAACCTGACATCGGGCAGGCGCGCGGCGTACCCGCCACGGGTAACCGCGCGCGTCCCCGTGACCGGAGGGCCGGGAATCGGCGAACCTGTTCATGCGCGGATCGGCCGGTCACTCGACGCGCGCGAAACCCGCCTCTATGGTTTATCGTGGACGATCCGCCCAGGTGACGGGGGTTCCCGGGCGGTAGATCGGGGGTACGCCGTGCGGGACGCAGAGAAGAAGCGCCGGCCGAGGCGCCGTCTTCTCCACCGATTCCTCGTCGCCGGTGGCATCGTGATCCTCGGGATCGCCGGGATCCTCGCGCTCGCGTGGTTCCTGACGCCGATCCCGGACACGACCCAGAAGCTCGCGACCGCCCAGGGCTCCGTCTACTACTACCGGGACGGCAAGACCGTCCTCACACGGCAGGGCGTCAACCGCAAGATCGTCCCGCTCGACAAGGTGCCGACCGTGGTGCGCGACGCGGTCATCGCCATAGAGAACCGGACTTTTTACCAGGACCGCGGGGTGTCCCTCCAGGGCACGGCCCGCGCGATGTGGTCCACCTTCACCGGCAACCAGGTGCAGGGCGGCTCGACCATCACCCAGCAGCTCGTGCGCAACTACTACAGCGGCCTGAGCCAGGAGCGCTCGGCCGTGCGCAAGCTCAAAGAGATCATGATCTCGCTGAAGGTGGACCAGTCGAAGTCCAAGTCCTGGGTGCTGGAGCAGTACCTCAACACGATCTACTTCGGCCGGGGCGCCTACGGCGTCCAGGCCGCCGCCCAGGCGTACTTCGGCAAGGACGTCGACAAGCTCACCGCCTCCCAGGGCGCCTACCTCGCGGCGGTGATCCAGCAGCCGTCCCGGTTCGCCTACCCCAAGGGCGCCGACCTGGAGGCCGCGCAGGCCCGGTGGCGCACGGTGGTCGACGCCATGGTGACGACCAAGGCGATCACGCCCGAGCAGGCCGCCGGCATGACGTTCCCGGCGTTCGCCAAGCAGAAGCGCCCGTCCTCGGCCACCGGTCAGAAGGCGTACATCCTCGCCCAGGTCGAGGCGGAGCTGAACCGGCGCGGCTACTCCGACGAGGACGTCCAGCAGGGCGGGCTCAAGATCACGACCACCTTCGACAAGAAGCTCATGGCCGCCGCCCGGCGCGCCGTCACAGAAACCCTGCCCGAGGACACCTCCGGCAAGGTGCGCACCGGCCTGGCCGCCGTGGACCCGTCCACCGGCGAGGTCGTCGCCTTCTACGGCGGCAAGGACCCCGACAACCAGTACGACAACGCCTTCTCGGCGAAGGTGCAGGCCGGGTCCACCTTCAAGCCGTACACCCTCGCCGCCGCGCTGGACGACGGCCTCGGGCTCGACACCCGGGTGGAGGGCAACTCGCCGATCCGCGTCGCCTCCGCCAAGGACCCGATCCCCAACTCCGGCGGCGCCTCCTACGGCGCGGCCATCGACCTTGTCGAGGCCACCCGCAACTCGGTGAACACCGCCTTCGTGGACCTGGCCCAGAAGGTCGGGCTGAGCAAGGTCGCCGAGGCGGCCGAGGCCGCGGGCATCCCCGCCGCGCAACTCGCCAGGCAGAAGGACTTCCCGACCTTCCCGCTCGGCACCTCCTCGGTCAGCGCCGTCCAGCAGGCGTCCGGGTTCGCCACGTTCGCGGCCGGCGGCCTGCACCGCGAGGCGCACGTCGTCCGCGCGATCGTGGACGCCAAGGGGCAGACACGCAAGTTCACCGCCAAGCCCGAGCGTGCCTACGCCGAGCAGACGGCGGCCGACGCGACGTACGCCATGCGGCAGGTGGTCGAGGGCGGCACGGGCACCGCCGCCCGGCTGTACGACCGTCCCGCCGCCGGGAAGACCGGGACGAGCGATTCGTCGAGCTCCGTCTGGTTCGTCGGCTACACCCCGCAGCTTTCCGCGGCGGTCAACATGTTCCGTGACGACAACAAGACCGTCAGCGTCCCGGGGTACGGCGCGCTGTTCGGCGGCTCGCTGCCGACGCAGGTGTGGCGGGCGTTCATGTCCGAGGCCATGTCCGGGAAGCCGGTCAAGGAGTTCCCCGCCTCGTCCTACGAGGAGGGGGACGACTGGTACGGCGGCTGGCGCGACAACGGCTGGAGCGGGGCCGACGAGCCCCAGGACGACCGCTGGGGCGGCGACCGCGAGCCGCGGGACCGCGACCCGCAGGGCACCCCGCCGGCCACCGGCCCGGACCGTCGCCCGGAGGACCAGGGCCCGACCTCCCCGCCGCAGGACCAGAACCCGCCGCCCCAGACGCCCGGCCCCGACGACCCGGACGGCCAGATCGCGCCCCCGGGCGACGACCCGCTCCAGACCCCGATCCCGCCCGGCTGAGCACGGCCGCGCCGGGCAGCGCAGCCGCGTCCGCCGTAGCGTGGTCGGCTGTGACTGAGCGCGGCCGGGGATCGGACGGCCCGCGCGGCCGGATCCGCGTCCGGCTAGGACGGCCTCGGCAGGCCGCGCAGTTCGTGGAGCTCGCGGGTGAGGTCGCCGGGTGAGGTGACCGGCAGGCGGCAGGTGAAGTCGCGGCAGACGTAGGCCGCGGGCTCCCCGCCCACCAGGCCGCGCCCGCGCATCAGCGGCACGTCGCCGTCGCCCAGGGCGATCACCGTGCCGGGGACGCCCGCCATGAGCGCCGCCCGGTGCAGCGCGGCCGTCCTCCGGTCGCCCACCGGCCCGCTGATGGCGACCTCGGGCGGTCCGGTCAGCGCGGCCTCGGCCACGGCCAGGCCCCACCCGGCGAACCGGGCGTGCCGCTCGGCCAGCGCCGAGATCGCGCCGAGCGCGGCCAGGGCCGCCTCCCGGTGGCGGGCGGAGCCGGTGAGCGCGCCGTAGGACAGCAGGGCCCCGGCGGCGGCGGACCGGCCGGACGGGGTCGCGTTGTCGGTCGGGTCGGCGGGGCGCTGGAACAGCCGCTCGCCGTCGTCGGGGGTGTCGAAGAAGCCGCCCTCGCCGTCGGGGAAGTGGTCCAGGACGGTGTCCAGCAGCGCGCCCGCCCGCTCGAACCACCGCGACTCGCCCGTGATCCCGTAGAGCGCGAGGAACCCCTCCGCGACGTCCGCGTAGTCCTCCAGCACGCCCGCGTTGGCGCCCGCGCGGCCGTCCCGCGAGGTGCGGGTCAGGCGGGAGCCGTCGATGTGCACGCGGTCGATCAGCTCGGCGGCCCCGCGGGCGGCGTCCACGAGGTCCGGGCGGCCGAACAGCGCGCCGGCCTCGGCGAGCGCGGCGACGGCCAGCCCGTTCCAGGCCGCCACCACCTTGTCGTCCCGCCCCGGCCGCACCCGGGCGGCGCGCGCCGCCAGCAGCTCGGCGCGCACCTCGTCGAGAAGGGCCTGGTCGTCGGGGTCGGACAGCAGGCGCAGCACCGAGCTGCCGTGCTCGAAGGTGCCCTCAGGGGTCACGCCGAACACCGACGCGGCCCACGCGCCGCGCTCCTCGCCGAGGACCTCGCGGAGCTGCCCGGGCGTCCAGACGTAGAACCTGCCCTCCACGCCCTCGCTGTCGGCGTCCAGCGCGGAGGCGAAGCCCCCCTCGGGGGTGCGCATCTCGCGCAACAACCAGTCCGCGGTCTCCAGCGCCACGCGCCGCGCCAGGGGCGAGCCGTCCGCGCGCCACCAGTGGGCGTACACCCGCAGCAGCAGCGCGTTGTCGTACAGCATCTTCTCGAAGTGCGGGACGATCCAGGCGGCGTCGACGCTGTAGCGGGCGAAACCGCCGCCGAGCTGGTCGTAGATGCCGCCCCTGGCCATGGCCTCCAGGGTCTCGGCCGCCATGCGCACGGCCTCGGGGGTGCCGTGGCGCAGCAGGAACTCCAGCACCATGGACGGCGGGAACTTGGGCGCCCCGCCGAAACCGCCTCTGGCCTGGTCGAAGTTCCGCGCGAGGTCGCGGACGGCCGCCCGGGTGACCTCGCGGCCGGGCGCGGGCCCGGACGGCACGGCGCCACCTCCGGACAGGGCCTCGACGACCTTCGACCCCTGGGCGAGCACGGCGTCGCGCTCGTGCGTCCACGCCTCGGACACGCCCGCGAGCAGCCGCTGGAAGTGCGGCCGGGGGAAGTAGGTGCCCGCGAAGAACGGCTCTCCGCCGGGGGTGGCGAACACCGTCATCGGCCAGCCGCCCTGGCCGGTCATGGCCGTGGTGGCGCTCATGTAGACCGCGTCCACGTCGGGACGCTCCTCGCGGTCCACCTTCACGTTGACGAAGAGCTCGTTCATCATGCGGGCCGTCTCGGCGTCCTCGAACGACTCGTGCGCCATGACATGGCACCAATGGCAGGCCGAGTACCCGATCGACACCAGCAGCGGCACGTCCCGGCGGCGGGCCTCGGCGAAAGCCTCTTCGCCCCAAGGAAACCAGTTGACCGGATTGTCCGCGTGTTGCAGCAGGTACGGGCTCGTCGCGTCCTTCAACCGGTTCATGGGACCTCCCCCGCCCGCGCGCGTCTCGCGCCTCGTTCCCACCCTAGCCGCAGCTCGCGGCGGTGATCCCCGGCGCTTTCCCGAGAAGTGCGGATATTCGCGGTACCGGAGTGAATGGCCGGACGAGGCCGTCATGCTTCCCCGATCGGCGATCAGGGTTTACTTTCCAGGGAGTAATTGCTCGGGGGACCTCATATCGCCGGTTTCTAGGAGAAGCTGTATGCGAAACACCCTCCGCAGAGGGCTAGGCGTCGCGACCGCGGCCGTCGGCCTCATGCTCCCGTTAGCCGTGGCCGGACCGGCCGCCGCTGACCCCGACCTCGCGGGCCTCGCCCGCACGGTCACCGCGCCGGGAGTGGAGAAGCACCTGCGGAAACTGCAGCAGATAGCCACCGCCAACAACGGGACCCGCGCCGCGGGCACGCCCGGCCACGCCGCCTCCCGCGACTACGTCGCCGGAGTGCTCAAGAAGGCCGGATACAAGGTGACCGTCCAGGCGTTCCCCTTCGACTTCTTCATGGAGCTGTCCACCGCCGCGCTCCAGCGGGTCTCCCCGGACCCGCGCACGTTCACGCCGACCCCGCCCGACAACGGCTCGCTCGGCGAGTTCGCGACCATGACCTACTCCAGCTCCGGCGACGTCACCGCGCCTCTGCAGAAGGTCGACCTGCTCCTGCCGCCCGGGCCCACGCCCAGCTCCTCCACCTCCGGCTGCGAGGCCGCCGACTTCGCCGGATTCACCCCCGGCAACATCGCCCTGCTCCAGCGCGGCAGCTGCGACTACCGGGTCAAGGCCCTGAACGCCCAGGCGGCGGGCGCGCGCGGCGTGATCATCTTCAACGAGGGGCAGCCCGGCCGCACCGAGACCAACCGCGGCACGCTGCTCGGCGTGGGCGTGACCATCCCCGTCGTCGGCGCGAGCTTCGCCACCGGCGAGGAGCTGGCCCGCCCCGCCTCGTCCGTCGTGCGCCTCAGGACCGAGACCGTCAGCGAGGCCCGCACCACGCACAACGTGATCGCCGACTCCCGCTGGGGCGACCCGAACAAGGTGGTCCAGCTCGGCGCGCACCTGGACAGCATGCTCGCCGGGCCCGGCATCAACGACAACGGGTCGGGCAGCGCGGCGATCCTCGAGGTGGCCGAGAAACTGGCCAAGGTGCCGTTCCGGAACAAGCTGCGGTTCTCCTTCTGGAGCGCCGAGGAGCTCGGCCTGCTCGGCTCGGAGTACTACGTGGCCAACCTCTCCGCCGCGGACAAGGCCAAGACCAAGCTGTACCTGAACTTCGACATGGTCGGCTCGCCGAACTACGCGCTCAAGATCTACGACGGTGACGACTCCGACGCCACCGGCGCTCCGGCGGGCCCGCCCGGATCCGACGAGATCGAGAAGCTCTTCGCGAAGTACTTCGACACCCTGCGCCAGGGCCACGTCGGCACCGACTTCGACGGCCGCTCCGACTACGGGCCGTTCATCGACGCCGGAATCCCGGCGGGCGGTCTGTTCACCGGCGCCGAGGGCGTCAAGACGCCCGCGGAGCAGGCGCTGTTCGGCGGGACGGCGGGCGTCGCCTACGACTCCTGCTACCACCAGGCGTGCGACGACATCAACAACATCAACGGCAAGGCGCTCGCGCTGAACACCGGGGCCATCGCCACCGCGGCCCTGATCTACGGCTTCGGCCGCGACCTGCCGGGTCCGGACACCCGGCCCGCGACGGTGACGGCGCGCACCGCCGCGCCGGCCGCCCACGACGACCACACAGGGGCGTCGAGCAGGTGATCCAGGTGGCCGGGCGCACGCGGGGGGCGGGCGCCCGGCCATCTCACGCACGGATCACCGGCACCTCCCATCGCCGGTTCCCAGGAGAAGCCGCATGAGAATCACCCCCCGAAGAGGGATCGGCGTCGCGGCGGCGACCGCGGCCCTCGTCATCCCCCTGGCGACGGCCGCCCCGGCCGCCGCGGACCCCGGCCTCGCCGCCCTCGCCCGCACGGTCACCGTGCGGGGAGTGGAGAACCACCTGCGTCACCTGCAGCGGATCGCCGACGCCGGCCACGGCACCCGCGCCGCGGGCACCCCCGGCTACACCGCGTCCCGCGACTACGTCGCCGGCGTGCTGCGGAAGGCCGGGTACACCGTGACGCTCCAGGAGTTCCCGCGCTTCTTCACCACGGAGCTGTCCACCGCCGTGCTCCAGCGGGTCTCCCCGGACCCGCGCACGTTCACCCCGACCCCGCCCCGCGGCGGCTCGCTCGGCGAGTTCGCGACGATGGCGTACTCCGGCTCGGGCGACGTCACCGCGCCGCTGCGGGCGGTCGACCTGGTGCTCCCGCCGGGGCCGGCGCCCAACACCTCGACGTCCGGCTGCGAGGCGGCCGACTTCGCCGGGTTCACCGCCGGCGACCTCGCCCTCGTCCAGCGCGGCACCTGCAACTACCGGGTCAAGGCGCTGAACGCCCAGGCGGCGGGCGCGCGCGGCGTGATCATCTTCAACGAGGGACAGCCCGGGCGCACCGGGACCGAGCGGTCCAGCCTGCTGGGCGTGGGCGTCGACATCCCGGTCGTGACCGCGAGCTTCGCCGCGGGCGAGGAACTGGCCCGCGCCGCCGCGCCGACGGTCCGGCTCCGCACCGATGTCGTCAGGGATTACGGCTCGTACAACGTGATCGCCGAGTCCCGCTTCGGCGACCCGGACAAGGTCGTCCAGTTCGGCGCCCACCTGGACGGCGTCGACGCCGGGCCCGGCGTCAACGACAACGGGTCGGGCAGCGCGGCGGTCCTGGAGGTCGCCGCCAGGCTCGGGAGGATCCCGACCAGGAACAGGCTGCGGTTCTCCTTCTGGGGCGCCGAGGAGTACGGCCTGGTCGGCTCCCAGCACTACGTGGCGAACCTGTCCGCCGAGGAGAAGGCCAGGATCAGGCTGTACCTGAACTTCGACATGGTGGGGTCGCCGAACTACGCGCTCAAGATCTACGACGGTGACGACTCCGACGCCACCGGCGGGCCGGCGGGCCCACCCGGATCCGACGAGATCGAGAAGCTCTTCGAGAAGTACTTCGACACCCTGGGCCAGGGCCACGTCGGCACCGACCTCGACGCCCGCTCCGACCACGACTCCTTCGCCCAGGCCGGCATCCCGGTCGGAGGCCTGTTCACCGGGGCCGAGGAACTCAAGACCCCTGCCGAGCAGGCGCTGTTCGGCGGCACGGCGGGCGTCCCGTACGACTCCTGCTATCACGAGGCGTGCGACGACATCGACAACGTCAACGGCGAGGCGCTCGCGCTGAACACCGGGGCCATCGCCACCGCGGCCCTGGTCTACGGCTTCGCCCGCGACCTGCCCGGACCGGACACCCGGCCCGTGACGGTGGCGCGCACCCTCGCGCCGGCCGCCCACGACGACCACGCAGGGGCGCCGGCCAGGTGAGACCAGGTGGCCGGGCGCACGCGGGGGGCGGGCGCCCGGCCACCTCAGCGGATCAGATGATCGGGCAGGTCTGCCCGGGAACGGTGAGCGACGCCCGCGCGTGGCTCACGATGACCTCCACGCCCGCGAGCGTGCGGACGTGGATCGCGTTGACCGTCACGCCCCGGCCGCCGGGCCCGGGCACCTGCTCGTTCACGACCACCTTGGCCACCTGCGGGATGTCGACCGTCAGGTTGACCTCCGGGTCCACGACCTGCCTGCCGTTGATCCTGAGGTTGGTCAGCCGCACCCCGCCCGCCGCG containing:
- a CDS encoding Lrp/AsnC family transcriptional regulator, whose product is MTIDPLDVRLISLFAVEPRVGILEASRRLGVARGTVQARLDRMVENGVIKGFGPDVDPAALGYHVTAFVTLQIRQIAGHDPVTGPLAGIPEVLEVHTITGGDDLLCRVVARSNADLQRVIDLIVDVDGVMRTSSVIALDTPVPYRVLPLVADTPRHHVP
- a CDS encoding transglycosylase domain-containing protein, producing the protein MILGIAGILALAWFLTPIPDTTQKLATAQGSVYYYRDGKTVLTRQGVNRKIVPLDKVPTVVRDAVIAIENRTFYQDRGVSLQGTARAMWSTFTGNQVQGGSTITQQLVRNYYSGLSQERSAVRKLKEIMISLKVDQSKSKSWVLEQYLNTIYFGRGAYGVQAAAQAYFGKDVDKLTASQGAYLAAVIQQPSRFAYPKGADLEAAQARWRTVVDAMVTTKAITPEQAAGMTFPAFAKQKRPSSATGQKAYILAQVEAELNRRGYSDEDVQQGGLKITTTFDKKLMAAARRAVTETLPEDTSGKVRTGLAAVDPSTGEVVAFYGGKDPDNQYDNAFSAKVQAGSTFKPYTLAAALDDGLGLDTRVEGNSPIRVASAKDPIPNSGGASYGAAIDLVEATRNSVNTAFVDLAQKVGLSKVAEAAEAAGIPAAQLARQKDFPTFPLGTSSVSAVQQASGFATFAAGGLHREAHVVRAIVDAKGQTRKFTAKPERAYAEQTAADATYAMRQVVEGGTGTAARLYDRPAAGKTGTSDSSSSVWFVGYTPQLSAAVNMFRDDNKTVSVPGYGALFGGSLPTQVWRAFMSEAMSGKPVKEFPASSYEEGDDWYGGWRDNGWSGADEPQDDRWGGDREPRDRDPQGTPPATGPDRRPEDQGPTSPPQDQNPPPQTPGPDDPDGQIAPPGDDPLQTPIPPG
- a CDS encoding thioredoxin domain-containing protein gives rise to the protein MNRLKDATSPYLLQHADNPVNWFPWGEEAFAEARRRDVPLLVSIGYSACHWCHVMAHESFEDAETARMMNELFVNVKVDREERPDVDAVYMSATTAMTGQGGWPMTVFATPGGEPFFAGTYFPRPHFQRLLAGVSEAWTHERDAVLAQGSKVVEALSGGGAVPSGPAPGREVTRAAVRDLARNFDQARGGFGGAPKFPPSMVLEFLLRHGTPEAVRMAAETLEAMARGGIYDQLGGGFARYSVDAAWIVPHFEKMLYDNALLLRVYAHWWRADGSPLARRVALETADWLLREMRTPEGGFASALDADSEGVEGRFYVWTPGQLREVLGEERGAWAASVFGVTPEGTFEHGSSVLRLLSDPDDQALLDEVRAELLAARAARVRPGRDDKVVAAWNGLAVAALAEAGALFGRPDLVDAARGAAELIDRVHIDGSRLTRTSRDGRAGANAGVLEDYADVAEGFLALYGITGESRWFERAGALLDTVLDHFPDGEGGFFDTPDDGERLFQRPADPTDNATPSGRSAAAGALLSYGALTGSARHREAALAALGAISALAERHARFAGWGLAVAEAALTGPPEVAISGPVGDRRTAALHRAALMAGVPGTVIALGDGDVPLMRGRGLVGGEPAAYVCRDFTCRLPVTSPGDLTRELHELRGLPRPS
- a CDS encoding M28 family metallopeptidase codes for the protein MRNTLRRGLGVATAAVGLMLPLAVAGPAAADPDLAGLARTVTAPGVEKHLRKLQQIATANNGTRAAGTPGHAASRDYVAGVLKKAGYKVTVQAFPFDFFMELSTAALQRVSPDPRTFTPTPPDNGSLGEFATMTYSSSGDVTAPLQKVDLLLPPGPTPSSSTSGCEAADFAGFTPGNIALLQRGSCDYRVKALNAQAAGARGVIIFNEGQPGRTETNRGTLLGVGVTIPVVGASFATGEELARPASSVVRLRTETVSEARTTHNVIADSRWGDPNKVVQLGAHLDSMLAGPGINDNGSGSAAILEVAEKLAKVPFRNKLRFSFWSAEELGLLGSEYYVANLSAADKAKTKLYLNFDMVGSPNYALKIYDGDDSDATGAPAGPPGSDEIEKLFAKYFDTLRQGHVGTDFDGRSDYGPFIDAGIPAGGLFTGAEGVKTPAEQALFGGTAGVAYDSCYHQACDDINNINGKALALNTGAIATAALIYGFGRDLPGPDTRPATVTARTAAPAAHDDHTGASSR
- a CDS encoding M28 family metallopeptidase, whose product is MRITPRRGIGVAAATAALVIPLATAAPAAADPGLAALARTVTVRGVENHLRHLQRIADAGHGTRAAGTPGYTASRDYVAGVLRKAGYTVTLQEFPRFFTTELSTAVLQRVSPDPRTFTPTPPRGGSLGEFATMAYSGSGDVTAPLRAVDLVLPPGPAPNTSTSGCEAADFAGFTAGDLALVQRGTCNYRVKALNAQAAGARGVIIFNEGQPGRTGTERSSLLGVGVDIPVVTASFAAGEELARAAAPTVRLRTDVVRDYGSYNVIAESRFGDPDKVVQFGAHLDGVDAGPGVNDNGSGSAAVLEVAARLGRIPTRNRLRFSFWGAEEYGLVGSQHYVANLSAEEKARIRLYLNFDMVGSPNYALKIYDGDDSDATGGPAGPPGSDEIEKLFEKYFDTLGQGHVGTDLDARSDHDSFAQAGIPVGGLFTGAEELKTPAEQALFGGTAGVPYDSCYHEACDDIDNVNGEALALNTGAIATAALVYGFARDLPGPDTRPVTVARTLAPAAHDDHAGAPAR